Below is a genomic region from Daphnia pulicaria isolate SC F1-1A chromosome 10, SC_F0-13Bv2, whole genome shotgun sequence.
TCAGCGCTGCCGGAGGCATCAATCACGGCGTCAGCCTCATTGGCAACAACCGAGTCCCGGAATACCAGAAAGCCTGTTCGCACGAAGAGGAATGCTTCATGCGGGCCGTCACACTCCACAACAGCCTCAAACCGTTTCCGAGAACGGAATtataaatgaaaccaaaacgaACGAGACGAGACGACCGGCGATCGGATCGTCTTCAAAAGTCCATAACTTTTGATTTgcgtttttgattttgttgggttttcttttcttttcgatgTCGAGTCATTTCGTCTACTTATGTGGCCCAGCATACTATATTGTATAACTTTCTTGCGTCGAATTTTGTCCACCGCCCCTCTCTTGACTCGCGTCTGTTATCAACCCGCCCAAGAAGACTTCTCCTCTCCTTCTTCTATCCCCCTTTTACGCGACGTAGACATTCCATGGATGGAGATCCGAGATCGCTAGTGTCCAATTCCTtcttggaaaaaatttaaatcgagtcatgtcttttttttttaaattttggtttctatttttatttctttttattgatgaTCTCTTGTTTttcggtttcttcttcttttctttggttttttaatttgtttgttattttctttccttctcctcctctatATTCCTGGAAGTCTGGAACGTTCTCCGACTCTGTTTTTCAACCTcaccaacaaacaacaaaaattacgagaaaaagattttatagAAACTAGTCATTGGTTCGACAATGTGACCGTCAACGTTTTTTGTGTAATAATTTTGTATAGCGGTTGAAAATTCGGTGCCatagaacaaaaaaacaaaacaaaagaaaatgcgccatacgaaaaaaaaaacaaaaaaactatagAGCAcgtgttgttttttctctcttgcgtCAGGATATTGTATTCGAAGATgaataataagaataataaaaaaacgtaTTACAAAAAATAGCAATTGATTATTCTTTGCCAAGTTTCTTATTGACCATTTGACGGAATTGGCCGAGAATCTTAGTCTCGCGCTTCTGACGTTCTTCGCGACTGAACACGGCTAATGCACGCTTCTCGTCAGCCGTGTAAATCTGGTTCTCCTTACGGAGACGGACGGCTTCCATGCGACGATGTCTGCGAGGCAAATCAAGTCATGATTACATAATGCCTTATGTCAAAGAAGAGTCACGATATATTCACCTGCTACCGCTCATGACGTAGCCGACGTCTTCGTAACACGAGATTTCGTCGCACGTCAAACCAATTTCACCACGACGAGGAATTCGCTTGCCTTCGAGCACGTAAGCGGCCATGGCCGCACCTTCACCAGGTAAGAGGGCTTTACCCATCTCGCGATGCGAAAGTTGGACGACTCCTTTAGGGGCTGGACCAACAACTTCGTCTCCTGATTCAACAGAACTGCTCTCATGTCCGTTCTTGAGTGATTGTATTTTGGGCAACACTAAAATAACAGGTGGATTTAAAATACATTGGACGACCTAATCAAATtacttaaaataataataaaaaagaagtgaaATGTCATACCTGGTTTTTCAACCCATTGTTCCTCCCCTCCTGAATCACTGTCAGACTCTGAAGATGAAGTATCCCGCTTTCTAGACTTCTTCCTCTTGGATTTTTTCTTATGCTTCTCCTTTAAAAATGGATGTATTAAGAACACTTCAAGATGGTACAAGAAATACAAGAACATCaattacctttttctttttttcactcttctttttagactttttctttttgtgtttcttaTCTGGTTCACTACTGTCATCTGAATCTTCGCTTGTGTctttggattttttctttttttgtttcttacctTCTCCAAATACATCTACCAATGTTTCTGGCCTAAAGAACAAAGACACTCTAGAAATAATGTATGTGTTGTACAGGTTTTACTAATACTTTACCAATCGAGGCGAGGAGGGGAGCTTCCCCAGGCTGACGAAACTCCCATTGTGCTTATTTGTTCCCTCTCTTTTCTGCGGTAATCAAAATACTCCTCGCTGAATTGATTACTCTTTCCAGCTCGGGGAGCAAAACCTCCATTAGCAGGCCTTGACCGAAACTCCTTaaatttgtccttttttccTACTATAAAATTGAACAATTAGTATATGAGAAACATAAGTTCCAGTACAATTCAACCTTCTTCATGAGACGGTGAATGACTTTTTGAACGACGTCTCGAACGATTCCGGTCTCTAGAACCACTTCGTGATCTGTGACGGTGTTTGTGCCTTGTGTCCCTTGTGTCCCTTGAACGTGATCTAGACCGGGATCTTCCCATAATATGAcaaaatacttagaaaaactgCAAAGAAAATCTACGTATCGTTTTTGCTCGAtgatgaaaacaacaaaacactgAACGACGTTAATAAACTGCTACGGGTTTACAAAAAATGAAGCAGCAACTTGCCCGCTTATCGCAATGCAATAGAAATCATATTTGGTTCATAACTCACTCGTCAGAGGGCACTGAGTGCAGAGCTAGTATATCCAACATTCCAACTGCCACTCACTGTTTACTCTTTCGGAAATTTGCTCTGGTGTTCGTTGCTCCGGAGGTTCGTGAGCTTGCTATATTCTTGGTATAATTGATTCGATTAAATTCTATTGCATGTGCAGTGAAAGTGGCCTGAAAgtgtttaatttaattttttatttgtagacgAATTTTGATGCCGAAAGACTTGGAAACCATGCTGTCGACCACGTCGAGAAACTGAGTAACATTCTGCTTCTACAATGgtaaaattaacaattaaacTGATTGAAAGATATGTGGATCATAACATTtgtaatgtttgattgcaggCACCTCTTATTGAAAGGAACTTATGCCATCCAATCTAGGGCTTCCATCAAATCGTGCAGGCTGCATGGAAGTCACATTTACCTTTGCTGTGAACATCATGAAcacatacactatttgaaggtgACAGTCTTATCCAGTTATAgatttacaattaaaatgtgATAAAGCTTTGCATTCATTGGttagttttaacattttgggATTTCGTCAAGTCAACAGCTGTTTCCTTCAGGGTTGTGTTCTATTATGTATTATTTAAAGGGGAGTTTGTTCTATGCAAGAAAAGCAGATTCTGAAAgaagttttgtttat
It encodes:
- the LOC124314186 gene encoding NKAP family protein CG6066-like isoform X2 — its product is MGRSRSRSRSRDTRDTRHKHRHRSRSGSRDRNRSRRRSKSHSPSHEEGKKDKFKEFRSRPANGGFAPRAGKSNQFSEEYFDYRRKEREQISTMGVSSAWGSSPPRLDWPETLVDVFGEGKKQKKKKSKDTSEDSDDSSEPDKKHKKKKSKKKSEKKKKEKHKKKSKRKKSRKRDTSSSESDSDSGGEEQWVEKPVLPKIQSLKNGHESSSVESGDEVVGPAPKGVVQLSHREMGKALLPGEGAAMAAYVLEGKRIPRRGEIGLTCDEISCYEDVGYVMSGSRHRRMEAVRLRKENQIYTADEKRALAVFSREERQKRETKILGQFRQMVNKKLGKE
- the LOC124314186 gene encoding NKAP family protein CG6066-like isoform X1, which codes for MGRSRSRSRSRDTRDTRHKHRHRSRSGSRDRNRSRRRSKSHSPSHEEVGKKDKFKEFRSRPANGGFAPRAGKSNQFSEEYFDYRRKEREQISTMGVSSAWGSSPPRLDWPETLVDVFGEGKKQKKKKSKDTSEDSDDSSEPDKKHKKKKSKKKSEKKKKEKHKKKSKRKKSRKRDTSSSESDSDSGGEEQWVEKPVLPKIQSLKNGHESSSVESGDEVVGPAPKGVVQLSHREMGKALLPGEGAAMAAYVLEGKRIPRRGEIGLTCDEISCYEDVGYVMSGSRHRRMEAVRLRKENQIYTADEKRALAVFSREERQKRETKILGQFRQMVNKKLGKE
- the LOC124314279 gene encoding uncharacterized protein LOC124314279; this translates as MKQQLARLSQCNRNHIWFITHSSEGTECRASISNIPTATHCLLFRKFALVFVAPEVRELAIFLTNFDAERLGNHAVDHVEKLSNILLLQWHLLLKGTYAIQSRASIKSCRLHGSHIYLCCEHHEHIHYLKVHVYVAVVLLSNVACCCSLCW